Proteins encoded in a region of the Zea mays cultivar B73 chromosome 4, Zm-B73-REFERENCE-NAM-5.0, whole genome shotgun sequence genome:
- the LOC103654119 gene encoding protein FAR1-RELATED SEQUENCE 1-like — protein sequence MDTIIFKNDFCGVMVSTKRSESMNRLVKQSHVDVNTPLHEFAKQMMKMLHSRKMKESKEALMSKGPRTTDTLYRFEVRVSRAYTRAVMNRFEESMKYVTAYRILKDTDDCDKDWIVQHTKRSNKIVWGQHQFKVTMDIEAGEYTCECKQWEHTGLLCVHLLRAFMHLQVEKIPSKYILQRYTVSSRKDISFERIDKSFRGKDGVTKSYRQKMLLTKTMKVVRQACMSKVGYDKAMDVLDELDGVLCRLEPGIGCNESCDVSDDEENQDDHNTMTGCEHALALITAGNQVDNMRISPEVGDTSSPCHVAHDQMEQIGASSEAKERLNFNVDVINLSMPDRARPKGRTIKNTEDGIMKLGAKGEKKKNRRCQLCGIADGHNSRTCLSVE from the exons ATGGATACCATCATTTTTAAAAATGACTTCTGTGGGGTAATGGTGTCTACAAAACGAAGTGAGAGCATGAACAGATTAGTGAAGCAATCACATGTAGATGTGAACACCCCTCTGCATGAGTTCGCTAAACAAATGATGAAAATGTTGCATAGCAGGAAAATGAAAGAATCAAAGGAGGCATTGATGAGCAAG GGACCAAGGACAACAGATACATTGTATAGGTTCGAAGTAAGAGTCTCTAGGGCATACACCAGAGCTGTTATGAATAGATTTGAGGAATCAATGAAATACGTCACTGCATACAGAATATTGAAGGACACAGACGATTGTGATAAAGATTGGATCGTACAACATACAAAAAGATCTAATAAAATTGTGTGGGGACAACATCAATTCAAGGTAACAATGGACATAGAAGCTGGGGAGTatacatgcgagtgcaaacagtggGAACATACAG GTCTATTGTGTGTTCATCTTTTAAGAGCTTTCATGCATCTACAAGTTGAAAAGATACCTTCAAAGTATATATTGCAAAGGTACACTGTCTCATCAAGAAAAGATATATCGTTTGAAAGAATTGATAAGAGCTTCAGGGGAAAGGATGGAGTTACTAAATCATACAGACAGAAAATGTTGCTAACGAAAACAATGAAAGTTGTTCGCCAGGCGTGTATGTCAAAAGTAGGGTACGACAAGGCAATGGATGTGTTGGATGAGCTCGATGGCGTTCTATGCCGATTAGAGCCAGGCATTGGATGTAATGAGTcatgtgatgttagtgatgatgaggaaAACCAG gatGATCATAACACCATGACTGGATGTGAACATGCGTTAGCATTAATAACAGCTGGTAACCAG GTGGACAACATGAGAATTTCACCTGAGGTTGGTGATACAAGTTCTCCGTGTCACGTAGCACACGACCAAATGGAACAGATTGGTGCATCCTCAGAAGCTAAGGAG AGGTTGAATTTTAATgtggatgttataaatctgagTATGCCGGATCGTGCAAGACCAAAAGGACGGACAATAAAAAATACAGAAGATGGGATTATGAAACTAGGTGCCAAAGGAGAAAAAAAGAAGAATAGGAGATGCCAATTGTGTGGAATAGCAGATGGACATAACAGCAGAACGTGTCTGTCTGTGGAATGA